The Huiozyma naganishii CBS 8797 chromosome 3, complete genome genome contains a region encoding:
- the CCM1 gene encoding Ccm1p (similar to Saccharomyces cerevisiae YGR150C; ancestral locus Anc_4.87), which produces MDASIEHVFIALQEPASFPQKALLSDPAEGKPANLTQMISELSSSQADKLLPLELNEIINDNKLVIRSLSDKNNPDWNAIVEKLYSAESRLKDISDRAIHEMLKSNVSGLTLSSIELLDKMLLESVANDITRFNPPMYDCLFKNLSKLNPANSNVSDSGQDPALLKLKELLDRFDNLPSKAKMYNMVLNYCLTYTAKLHSVPEMDYFLQRFKHLYKVAPDKGNLTKVIQFYQSMNLPEKAWDTFDTMKFLSAEHYPDIVTYNTMLKICGDTKNYARALDLFHELRDKKMTPTTQTFNIMGSILAKCSSDNITAEGNDEALRLLGWKFISKLNTLDDVYSVGTMMALSAYDGDVAVARALYFEYTMNEYRKKRQSQITEGNIWSSVFNPILFNYLLLAYSKFDPTRRPLLLDWEQGQETRRNLLNDVDYTMRSHEDCPIILPMLPMIELPNSEYVLAESNALWHFHLINGDVSNSLFSTPEGLNYEKLQELGIENETFQEFKFSVLSLVNQWRRSQINSTILNHTCLTTFLTIPIRLNDEEKFEERLTNYTFQQSELDQHLHSAFQRTIGDIASHDGEAVVEAQHTKDIDYLSSLRHKIVMNCSTYELCMKAAIKFDDIDLATKTWKNRGQFRKTPQYSKLSLKERINRDSTFAQLMVAFFTARKQYSDALKIILSSLRYIDWKYPMVRDLHRGLVELEDRDSVSTLLDVIKTRDPIKDLDMKIKELSL; this is translated from the coding sequence ATGGATGCTAGCATAGAACATGTTTTTATTGCGCTTCAGGAACCTGCTTCTTTTCCACAGAAAGCACTACTGAGCGATCCTGCGGAGGGGAAACCTGCCAACTTGACACAGATGATCTCGGagttgtcgtcgtcgcaAGCTGATAAACTGTTACCGCTGGAACTAAACGAGATAATAAATGACAACAAATTGGTCATCCGTAGCTTGAGCGACAAAAATAACCCAGACTGGAATGCTATTGTGGAGAAGCTATATAGTGCGGAATCCAGACTTAAGGATATTTCAGATCGTGCGATACACGAGATGTTGAAGTCTAACGTTTCTGGCCTGACGCTTTCCAGTATTGAATTGCTGGATAAGATGCTATTAGAGTCTGTTGCTAACGACATAACACGTTTCAACCCCCCCATGTACGATTGCCTCTTCAAGAACCTGTCAAAATTGAACCCAGCAAACAGTAATGTTTCCGACTCAGGACAGGACCCTGCTCttctgaaattgaaagaattACTAGACAGATTTGACAACCTTCCATCAAAGGCCAAAATGTACAATATGGTGCTGAACTACTGTCTCACGTATACGGCCAAATTACACAGCGTCCCAGAAATGGACTATTTCTTGCAGAGGTTCAAGCATTTGTACAAAGTAGCCCCTGATAAAGGTAACTTGACCAAAGTGATACAGTTTTATCAGTCAATGAACTTACCGGAGAAAGCATGGGACACTTTCGACACAATGAAGTTTTTATCAGCAGAACATTATCCTGATATAGTAACTTACAACACAATGCTGAAGATATGTGGTGACACCAAGAATTATGCGAGAGCGCTTGACCTATTCCATGAACTGAgggacaaaaaaatgactCCAACCACGCAAACGTTCAATATAATGGGCTCGATCTTGGCCAAGTGCAGCTCAGACAATATAACGGCAGAGGGAAACGACGAAGCCTTACGGCTACTGGGATGGAAGTTTATCAGTAAACTGAATACACTTGATGACGTCTACAGTGTGGGCACGATGATGGCCTTAAGCGCCTATGATGGTGATGTTGCCGTTGCGAGGGCGCTCTATTTTGAATATACCATGAACGAATACAGGAAAAAGAGACAGTCTCAAATCACCGAGGGAAACATTTGGTCATCAGTTTTTAACCCGATACTGTTTAATTATTTGTTGTTGGCATATTCCAAGTTTGACCCAACGAGAAGACCGCTGTTGCTTGATTGGGAACAGGGTCAAGAGACAAGACGGAACTTATTGAACGATGTAGACTACACCATGAGATCCCATGAGGACTGCCCCATAATCCTTCCAATGTTACCGATGATTGAACTTCCAAATTCTGAGTACGTTCTTGCTGAATCGAACGCTCTGTGGCATTTCCATTTGATCAATGGCGACGTTTCGAATAGTTTATTTTCTACTCCGGAAGGTCTCAATTACGAGAAGTTACAAGAATTAGGGATTGAAAATGAGACCTTCCAAGAATTTAAATTTTCGGTTCTTTCTCTGGTCAATCAATGGAGAAGGAGCCAAATAAACTCAACCATTTTGAATCACACCTGTTTAACAACATTTCTAACAATCCCCATTCGTTTAaatgacgaggagaaatTCGAGGAAAGACTGACAAACTATACCTTCCAACAGTCAGAGTTGGACCAACATTTACATTCTGCGTTTCAAAGAACGATTGGAGACATCGCTTCACATGACGGGGAAGCCGTTGTGGAAGCTCAACACACGAAGGATATCGACTATCTATCATCACTGAGACACAAAATTGTTATGAATTGTTCCACATACGAACTTTGCATGAAAGCGGCTATCAAGTTTGACGATATAGATCTTGCTACCAAGACTTGGAAAAATCGTGGCCAATTTCGGAAAACGCCACAATACAGCAAGTTATCCCTGAAAGAAAGGATTAATAGAGATTCAACATTTGCTCAATTAATGGTGGCGTTTTTCACTGCCAGGAAGCAGTATTCAGATGCCCTGAAAATCattctctcttctttgaggTATATTGACTGGAAGTATCCCATGGTAAGAGACTTGCATAGAGGGTTGGTCGAACTAGAGGATAGAGATTCCGTGAGTACGCTTCTTGATGTGATAAAGACGCGTGATCCAATCAAGGATCTCGACATGAAAATCAAAGAACTTTCACTTTGA
- the GPC1 gene encoding glycerophosphocholine acyltransferase (similar to Saccharomyces cerevisiae YGR149W; ancestral locus Anc_4.86) produces the protein MMFDVDPELDTEDTRISLASILELLDPIASKVSSRKYPLRGLYYNRGRQVNDSAKHLSHRTKQNYHHLRNRLSDTTSNRLRSIDEIKNKLLLRVKGLDEPLHTIFFKDINKLEKLFYPFTLFNIFSIGMIMGQFPEWFHVYYTFLLGLLMPIRFYTYYKTQTHYFMADLCYFVNFLCLVYIWVWPQSRSLFLSCFCLTFGSLSFAVITWRNSLVLHSIDKTTSCFIHIIPPVAMYVIYYGLPAEYQKERFPAAIKSSVNLKSNIVWTSLYYLLWQSMYHYFITLKKSSKIKSGERMTSFEYLTSHQFKDFWAVNLKAPWPMVIYITLQYLYQLCTMLLCSLWLRSRIAAAAFLSSIFLIAAHNGATYYVDYYGRSFEKQVNKLKAELEELQKQLYAKDNELEVLSDSDMSFSDSTVSATPDDRLSGQ, from the coding sequence atgatgTTTGATGTTGACCCAGAATTGGACACCGAGGATACAAGGATTTCGTTGGCCAGTATTTTAGAGCTGCTGGATCCGATAGCATCCAAAGTTAGCTCTAGGAAGTACCCTTTGAGAGGGCTGTACTACAACAGGGGGAGGCAAGTGAATGATTCGGCAAAGCATCTGAGCCATAGGACAAAACAGAACTACCATCATTTACGAAACAGGTTGAGCGATACCACATCGAATAGATTAAGGAGTATTGATGAGATCAAGAATAAATTGCTGTTGAGAGTGAAGGGTTTGGATGAACCCCTCCATACAATATTCTTTAAAGATATTAACAAACTAGAGAAACTGTTTTATCCATTTACCCTGTTCAACATCTTCTCTATCGGGATGATAATGGGTCAGTTCCCAGAATGGTTCCACGTGTATTACACTTTCTTGTTAGGGCTTCTGATGCCGATAAGGTTTTACACGTATTATAAAACGCAGACACACTACTTTATGGCAGACCTGTGCTACTTTGTGAATTTTTTATGCTTGGTCTACATATGGGTTTGGCCGCAATCACGCAGCCTGTTCCTGTCCTGTTTCTGCCTTACTTTTGGTTCTCTCTCCTTTGCGGTGATTACTTGGAGGAATTCTCTAGTCTTACACTCCATCGATAAGACAACCTCCTGTTTTATCCACATTATTCCTCCGGTAGCCATGTACGTCATATATTATGGCTTGCCGGCAGAGTATCAAAAGGAAAGATTCCCAGCAGCCATAAAATCTTCTGTCAATCTGAAGAGCAACATTGTCTGGACCTCTCTTTACTACCTTCTTTGGCAATCGATGTACCACTACTTCATCACGCTAAAGAAGTCTTCCAAGATCAAATCAGGAGAAAGAATGACGAgttttgaatatttgaCTTCCCATCAATTTAAAGACTTCTGGGCAGTCAACTTAAAGGCTCCCTGGCCCATGGTGATTTATATTACTTTGCAATATCTCTACCAGCTCTGCACCATGTTACTTTGCTCATTGTGGCTACGATCTAGGATTGCCGCGGCAGCTTTCTTGAGTTCCATATTCTTGATTGCAGCACACAACGGTGCCACGTATTACGTCGACTATTATGGGAGGAGTTTTGAGAAACAAGTCAATAAATTGAAAGCAGAACTGGAAGAGTTGCAGAAGCAACTATATGCTAAGGATAATGAATTGGAGGTGTTAAGTGACTCGGATATGTCCTTCTCTGattcaactgtttcagcaACTCCAGATGATAGGCTGTCGGGACAATag
- the KNAG0C03010 gene encoding 60S ribosomal protein eL24 (similar to Saccharomyces cerevisiae RPL24A (YGL031C) and RPL24B (YGR148C); ancestral locus Anc_4.84) gives MKVELDSFSGGKIYPGRGTLFVRGDSKIFRFQNSKSASLFKQRKNPRRVHWTVLFRKHNKKGITEEVAKKRSRKTVKAQRPIVGASLDLIKERRSMKPEVRKANRDERLKANKEKKKADKAARKAELAKVGGTQSSKFSKQQAKGAFQKVAATSR, from the coding sequence ATGAAGGTCGAGCTTGATTCCTTTTCCGGTGGCAAAATCTACCCAGGTAGAGGTACCCTATTTGTCCGTGGTGactccaagatcttcaGATTCCAAAACTCGAAGTCTGCCTCTTTGTTCAAGCAGAGAAAGAACCCAAGAAGAGTTCACTGGACCGTCTTGTTCAGAAAGCACAACAAGAAGGGTATCACTGAGGAAGTTGCCAAGAAGAGATCCAGAAAGACCGTCAAGGCCCAGAGACCAATTGTCGGTGCCTCTTTGGACTTGATCAAGGAAAGAAGATCCATGAAGCCAGAAGTCAGAAAGGCCAACAGAGACGAGAGATTGAAGGCCaacaaggaaaagaagaaagctGACAAGGCTGCCAGAAAGGCTGAATTGGCCAAGGTCGGCGGTACTCAAAGCTCGAAGTTCTCCAAGCAACAAGCTAAGGGTGCTTTCCAAAAGGTCGCTGCTACTTCTCGTTAA
- the NAT2 gene encoding Nat2p (similar to Saccharomyces cerevisiae NAT2 (YGR147C); ancestral locus Anc_4.82), which translates to MFSRVTRAYTLFSARESILLRTRGSLRATNGRSITTETAKRTVKQDVKGIKKLMTQYGYSALIVYIGITFISLPLCFFTVHSFGEERMSLYLNKAKRVFGYGEPDEQRVIDRVRAKKLARLEIAEDDTWWTKLKRSPILAEFLIAYGLHKSLVFVRIPATAAITPSMARVLRRAGFTRLTGGAAPAAAGAASRSTLSPNGVDIARQKTTKGEKWFNGLF; encoded by the coding sequence ATGTTTTCGAGGGTCACAAGGGCGTACACGCTGTTTAGTGCGAGGGAATCGATACTGTTAAGAACCCGCGGTTCGTTGCGTGCCACTAATGGCCGCAGTATCACAACCGAGACAGCGAAGCGGACGGTGAAGCAGGATGTCAAAGgtatcaagaagttgatgaCGCAGTACGGATACTCTGCGTTGATAGTTTACATTGGTATTACGTTTATCAGTTTACCGTTGTGTTTCTTCACAGTCCATTCGTTTGGTGAGGAGAGGATGTCTctgtacttgaacaaagCGAAGCGGGTGTTTGGGTACGGTGAACCTGACGAGCAGAGAGTGATTGACCGCGTCAGGGCAAAGAAGTTGGCCCGACTGGAGATAGCAGAGGACGACACCTGGTGGACGAAGCTGAAACGATCGCCGATTCTGGCCGAGTTCCTCATTGCCTACGGCCTGCACAAGTCCCTCGTGTTTGTCAGGATACCAGCAACCGCGGCCATCACGCCGAGCATGGCAAGAGTGCTGAGACGGGCAGGGTTTACGCGGCTAACAGGCGGTGCCGCACCCGCGGCCGCGGGTGCGGCCTCACGCTCAACACTGAGCCCCAACGGCGTCGACATAGCAAGACAGAAGACCACCAAGGGCGAGAAGTGGTTCAATGGGCTGTTTTAA
- the ECL1 gene encoding Ecl1p (similar to Saccharomyces cerevisiae YGR146C; ancestral locus Anc_4.79) — protein sequence MESFNDFCSYCDQLIVNPQSSQQLSHLPQHLYSDKRAREDHSLFCSEHCKLLDQQSFQKYHHTVNKDAIQRANERDITSHCARDIDNIDTLLKSPLLHPTDSQKRERSKVQGDNYTMGEWLLDSCDCNIRSSVMCPRAFGKGAPCNL from the coding sequence ATGGAATCATTCAACGATTTCTGTAGTTACTGCGATCAATTGATTGTGAACCCGCAGTCAAGCCAACAGCTCTCGCACCTGCCGCAGCATCTATATTCCGACAAACGTGCACGAGAAGACCACAGCTTGTTCTGTTCGGAACACTGCAAGTTGCTGGATCAACAGTCCTTCCAAAAATACCACCATACTGTAAATAAAGATGCAATCCAAAGGGCAAACGAGCGAGATATTACCTCTCACTGCGCAAGGGACATTGACAATATAGACACGCTTCTCAAATCGCCTCTTTTACATCCAACGGATTCACAAAAACGAGAGAGAAGCAAAGTACAGGGCGACAATTACACAATGGGCGAGTGGTTGCTGGATTCGTGCGACTGCAATATAAGATCGTCCGTTATGTGTCCTCGAGCGTTCGGTAAGGGGGCGCCCTGCAATCTTTGA
- the KNAG0C03040 gene encoding putative hydrolase (similar to Saccharomyces cerevisiae YDR444W; ancestral locus Anc_5.560): protein MVAEHNAGELLISEGKSLGIGGMTRYKIRVTRSKLRDKSLEKLHLRVKNNESPLMRPVYLTGPYSFYVDVRPINYDEDKKFESKDPVQFKEDLRPSETFKADLFLNETSLLQGTEDVYCFTVDVLCQLAVVAFPTISYSLRVGSTRRACKGKKARPLHESPGVTFEEWDSNTLWALPPKFKDRPAHLVIITHGIFSNVGCDMLYMKDKIEEVANGVEDLINPNVVVRGCMDNMGKSGHGVHYLGKRVGEYVIRTIEQLKKEGVKVDKVSFVGHSLGGPTQTMAVHYITMKRPDIFDETKGGARPVNFITLASPFLGVIGDFPLYLSIPLDMGALGLTGRDLNLKYTPLTSKDGLYIGSEKNFPRLILEILIQPPIRATFERFVHRTLYANIVHDGIVPIRTAALMYLDWKSLAKVKRIKEKGSDEPMAQLKSSEESTADIPSSAGTPVSVPDDLGGSRERLGGGKTPTGEIPGDDLNIKDTAKWVMPQALLHVRKNKKFQRGQVVENEDSSDGRGGGKFSAPTEASTVLSALSTLTAPVPTQEYIKNPKLRRDAIIHDHMYDPDHLPPEHYAHRPTLKKLVYPNESVNRIQERIARAWQETMTWRKVLVKIQPDSHNNIVVRRRFVNLFGNVAVKHMAEEHFGAGASAKYAEF, encoded by the coding sequence ATGGTAGCAGAACACAATGCAGGGGAGCTGCTCATCAGTGAGGGCAAGTCGTTGGGGATAGGAGGTATGACACGGTACAAGATTCGTGTCACAAGGTCGAAACTGCGGGACAAGTCGCTGGAGAAGCTTCATTTGAGGGTAAAGAACAACGAAAGTCCGCTTATGCGACCCGTGTACCTCACTGGGCCGTACTCTTTTTATGTCGACGTGCGGCCGATTAACtacgacgaggacaagaagttcGAGAGTAAGGACCCAGTTCAATTTAAGGAGGATTTGAGACCTTCggaaactttcaaagccGATCTGTTCTTGAATGAAACGAGTCTGTTGCAAGGAACGGAGGATGTGTACTGCTTCACCGTCGATGTGCTGTGCCAACTAGCCGTCGTCGCGTTCCCGACTATCAGTTACTCGCTTAGGGTCGGATCCACGAGAAGGGCTTGTAAAGGCAAGAAGGCTAGGCCCCTGCACGAATCCCCAGGTGtcacttttgaagagtGGGACTCGAACACTCTGTGGGCTTTACCACCCAAATTCAAGGATCGCCCAGCGCACTTGGTCATTATTACTCATGGGATCTTCTCGAACGTCGGGTGTGACATGCTCTACATGAAGGATAAGATAGAGGAGGTCGCTAACGGTGTTGAGGATTTGATCAACCCAAACGTGGTAGTGAGAGGGTGTATGGACAACATGGGGAAATCTGGTCACGGAGTGCACTATCTGGGCAAGCGAGTCGGAGAATACGTCATTAGAACAATCGAGCAGCTGAAGAAAGAAGGTGTCAAAGTGGATAAAGTCTCCTTTGTGGGCCACTCGCTGGGTGGACCCACGCAGACAATGGCCGTCCATTACATTACGATGAAGAGACCCGACATCTTTGACGAGACGAAGGGCGGCGCAAGACCCGTGAACTTCATCACTCTGGCGAGCCCGTTCCTTGGTGTCATTGGTGACTTCCCGCTGTACCTATCGATCCCGCTGGATATGGGTGCGTTGGGTTTGACAGGGAGAGATCTGAACTTGAAATACACGCCCTTGACGTCGAAGGACGGTCTGTACATTGGTTCCGAAAAGAACTTCCCGAGACTGATCTTGGAAATACTGATCCAACCGCCCATCAGGGCTACATTCGAGCGATTTGTTCACAGAACGCTGTACGCGAACATCGTACACGACGGTATCGTCCCCATTAGGACCGCGGCGCTAATGTATCTAGATTGGAAGAGTCTGGCGAAAGTGAAGCGGATAAAGGAGAAGGGTTCCGATGAGCCGATGGCACAGTTGAAAAGTTCTGAGGAATCTACCGCTGATATACCGTCGAGTGCGGGGACACCTGTATCGGTCCCAGATGACCTGGGCGGTTCGAGGGAGAGACTCGGCGGGGGGAAAACGCCGACGGGGGAGATCCCTGGGGACGACCTCAACATCAAGGATACGGCGAAGTGGGTGATGCCGCAGGCGCTGCTTCATGTCcgcaagaacaagaaattccAGCGGGGTCAGGTTGTAGAGAACGAGGACTCCAGTGATGGCAGAGGCGGTGGGAAGTTCAGTGCCCCGACAGAGGCTTCGACGGTGCTCTCCGCGTTATCCACGCTTACTGCGCCCGTCCCGACGCAGGAGTACATCAAGAACCCAAAGCTGAGAAGAGACGCCATCATCCACGACCACATGTACGATCCGGATCACTTGCCGCCGGAGCACTACGCGCACAGGCCTacgttgaagaaacttgtGTATCCGAATGAGAGCGTGAACAGAATACAGGAGCGCATTGCGCGGGCGTGGCAGGAGACGATGACGTGGCGCAAAGTGTTGGTGAAGATCCAGCCGGATTCGCACAACAACATCGTTGTGAGGCGGCGGTTTGTAAACTTGTTTGGCAATGTCGCCGTGAAGCACATGGCAGAGGAGCATTTTGGCGCCGGGGCAAGTGCCAAATACGCTGAATTTTAG